From a single Myotis daubentonii chromosome 5, mMyoDau2.1, whole genome shotgun sequence genomic region:
- the LOC132235551 gene encoding LOW QUALITY PROTEIN: CXXC-type zinc finger protein 1-like (The sequence of the model RefSeq protein was modified relative to this genomic sequence to represent the inferred CDS: inserted 1 base in 1 codon; deleted 1 base in 1 codon; substituted 2 bases at 2 genomic stop codons) → MDGNGLDPEPPDAGEDSKSENGENAPIYCICRKPDINCFMIGCDNCNEWFHRDCICITEKMAKAIREWYCWYCLECREKDPKLEIRYRHKKSRERDSNERDGSEPRDEGGGRKRPAPDPDLQRRAGSGTGVGAMLARGSASPHKSSPQPLMATPSQQQQQQQQQIKRSARMCGECEACRRPEDCGHCDFXRDMKKFGGPNKIRQKCRLHQCQLRARESYKYFPSSLSPVTSLESLPRPRRPLPTQQQPQPSQKLGRIREDEGAVVSSVVKDPPEATATPEPLSDEDLPLDPDLYQDLSAGAFDVHSLPWMSDTEESPFLDPALRKRAVKVKHVKRRVKKSEKKKEERYKRHWQKQKHKDKWKHPERADVRDPSSLPQCLGPGCVRAAQPTSKYCSDHCGMKLAANRIYEILPQRIQQWQQSPCIAEEHGKKLLERIRREQQSARTRLQEMERXFHELEAIIARAKQQAVREDEESNEGDSDDTDLQIFCVSCGHPINPRVALRHMERCYAKYESQTSFGSMYPTRIEGAXFCDVYNPQSKTYCKRLQVLCPEHSRDPKVPADEVCGCPLVRDVFELTGEFCRLPKRQCNRHYCWEKLRRAEVDLERVRVWYKLDELFEQERNVRTAMTNPAGLLALMLHQTIQHDPLTTDLRSSADR, encoded by the exons ATGGACGGGAATGGCTTGGACCCAGAGCCTCCGGATGCGGGGGAGGACAGCAAGTCGGAGAACGGGGAGAACGCGCCCATCTACTGCATCTGCCGCAAACCGGACATCAACTGCTTCATGATCGGGTGCGACAACTGCAATGAGTGGTTCCATAGGGACTGCATCTGCATCACGGAGAAGATGGCCAAAGCCATCCGGGAGTGGTACTGC TGGTACTGCCTGGAGTGCCGAGAGAAAGACCCCAAGCTGGAGATCCGCTATCGGCACAAGAAGTCACGGGAACGGGACAGCAATGAGCGAGACGGCAGTGAGCCCCGGGATGAGGGTGGAGGGCGCAAGAGGCCTGCCCCGGATCCAGACCTGCAGCGTCGGGCGGGGTCAGGCACTGGGGTTGGGGCTATGCTTGCTCGGGGCTCTGCTTCTCCCCACAAATCCTCTCCACAGCCCTTGATGGCCACAcccagccagcagcagcagcagcagcagcagcagatcaAACGGTCAGCCCGAATGTGTGGCGAGTGTGAGGCCTGCCGGCGCCCTGAGGACTGTGGCCACTGTGACTTCTGACGGGACATGAAGAAGTTTGGGGGCCCCAACAAGATCCGGCAGAAATGCCGGCTGCATCAGTGCCAGCTGCGGGCCCGGGAATCGTACAAGTACTTCCCTTCCTCGCTCTCGCCAGTGACATCATTGGAGTCCCTGCCAAGACCTCGCCGGCCACTGCCcacccagcagcagccacagccatcACAGAAGCTGGGACGCATCCGTGAGGACGAGGGGGCAGTGGTGTCATCAGTAGTCAAGGACCCACCTGAGGCTACAGCCACACCTGAGCCACTCTCAGATGAGGACCTACCACTGGACCCTGACCTGTACCAGGACTTAAGTGCAGGGGCCTTTGATGTCCACAGCCTGCCCTGGATGAGTGACACAGAGGAGTCCCCGTTCTTGGACCCTGCGCTGCGGAAGAGGGCAGTCAAAGTGAAGCATGTAAAGCGTCGGGTGAAGAAGTctgagaagaagaaggaggagagatATAAGCGGCATTGGCAGAAGCAGAAGCACAAAGACAAATGGAAACACCCGGAGCGAGCCGATGTCAGGGATCCCTCATCGCTACCGCAgtgcctggggcctggctgtgtgcGCGCTGCACAGCCCACCTCCAAGTATTGCTCAGATCACTGTGGCATGAAGCTGGCAGCCAACCGCATCTACGAGATCCTCCCCCAGCGCatccagcagtggcagcagagcCCCTGCATTGCTGAAGAGCATGGCAAGAAGCTCCTTGAACGCATTCGCCGTGAGCAGCAGAGTGCTCGCACCCGCCTTCAGGAAATGGAGCGCTGATTCCATGAGCTTGAGGCCATCATTGCGCGTGCCAAGCAGCAGGCTGTGCGAGAGGATGAGGAGAGCAATGAGGGTGACAGTGACGACACAGACTTGCAGATCTTCTGCGTCTCCTGCGGGCACCCCATCAATCCACGTGTTGCCTTGCGCCACATGGAGCGCTGCTATGCCAAGTATGAGAGCCAGACGTCCTTTGGGTCCATGTACCCCACACGTATTGAAGGGG ACTTCTGTGATGTCTACAATCCTCAGAGCAAGACATACTGTAAGCGGCTCCAGGTCTTGTGCCCAGAGCACTCACGGGACCCCAAAGTGCCAGCTGACGAGGTATGTGGGTGCCCCCTTGTACGTGATGTCTTTGAGCTCACAGGTGAATTCTGCCGCCTGCCCAAGCGACAGTGCAACCGCCATTACTGCTGGGAGAAGTTGCGGCGTGCTGAAGTGGACCTGGAGCGTGTGCGCGTGTGGTACAAGCTGGACGAGCTGTTTGAGCAGGAGCGCAATGTACGCACAGCCATGACAAACCCGGCAGGATTACTGGCCCTGATGCTGCATCAAACCATCCAGCATGACCCACTCACTACCGACCTTCGCTCCAGTGCTGACCGTTGA